The proteins below are encoded in one region of Penaeus monodon isolate SGIC_2016 chromosome 32, NSTDA_Pmon_1, whole genome shotgun sequence:
- the LOC119593679 gene encoding carbohydrate sulfotransferase 11-like, protein MKHYEPKKEANFLANHNGLDWPTRFYTYWLPALHTNGLIPEDTHVRLNLSEPINPAVKYDLTVYEGLYRLLKPQVLFSHFLSHVVHTHKTGTWNGHWGKYTELCAPCGFKYDYIIKLETMSEDLEYVFQKLGIPSNPHLRKNKSTRKKDFSKYFRYYRWISKELKREVFETFKDDLEMFEYTLPKNFL, encoded by the exons ATGAAACATTACGAACCCAAGAAGGAAGCCAATTTTTTAGCG AATCACAATGGGCTTGACTGGCCGACCAGATTTTACACGTACTGGCTTCCTGCATTACATACTAACGGCTTGATACCAGAGGATACCCACGTTCGTCTGAATCTCTCCGAGCCCATTAACCCGGCTGTGAA GTACGATTTAACGGTGTATGAAGGACTCTATCGCCTGCTCAAGCCACAAgtgttattttctcatttcttatcgCATGTGGTTCACACGCACAAGACCGGCACCTGGAACGGACATTG GGGAAAATACACTGAATTGTGCGCTCCTTGTGGCTTCAAGTACGACTACATTATCAAACTGGAGACGATGTCAGAGGATTTAGAATACGTCTTCCAGAAGCTGGGCATCCCGTCCAACCCTCATCTGAGGAAAAACAAAAGTACAAGGAAGAAAGACTTCAGCAAATATTTCAG GTATTACAGGTGGATATCGAAGGAACTCAAGCGAGAAGTGTTCGAAACCTTCAAAGACGACTTGGAGATGTTCGAATACACGCTGCCAAAGAACTTCTTGTGA
- the LOC119593567 gene encoding uncharacterized protein LOC119593567: MAKLRWRPRFFLLVGVVLLATWAFVEEANRVPDVLKQTDLFDAWLLQNRNNISRYEIKKLGLEADSETYQRWLVFKLIDSLREGNVTGGIRDSQILKEYMQYQKWLSQRTQGTGHLPGTSAEEVGHSVDGEQDDWQDPLAXXXXXXXXXXXXXXXXSIELRLQKRRNSMLTSCAAEAQHSAMEDLARVLPRLGFFFDQKTSVCAVVMNTKVRGYALGKRELRAGSKAGSSSWRVHIHRVNGIPQDVLIEDDPRVKEFFEQPEEALYATIISSAKIISVRAPSLCTLNIEISKRCIVENEILTM; encoded by the exons ATGGCGAAGCTTCGGTGGCGCCctcgcttcttcctcctcgtGGGCGTCGTACTGCTAGCGACGTGGGCGTTCGTGGAGGAGGCGAATCGCGTGCCGGATGTGCTCAAGCAGACCGACCTGTTCGACGCGTGGCTCCTGCAGAATCGGAATAACATCAGCCGCTACGAGATCAAGAAGCTGGGCCTCGAAGCGGACTCGGAGACGTACCAGCGGTGGCTCGTCTTCAAGCTCATCGACAGCCTGCGGGAGGGCAACGTCACGGGAGGGATACGCGACTCGCAGATCCTTAAAGAGTACATGCAGTACCAGAAGTGGCTCTCGCAAAGGACCCAGGGAACGGGTCATCTCCCCGGCACATCGGCAGAAGAAGTAGGCCACTCCGTTGATGGAGAGCAAGACGACTGGCAAGACCCGCTCGCGNNNNNNNNNNNNNNNNNNNNNNNNNNNNNNNNNNNNNNNNNNNNNNNATCGATTGAGCTGCGCCTCCAGAAACGCCGGAACAGCATGCTTACCTCTTGTGCCGCGGAGGCGCAGCATTCGGCGATGGAGGATCTCGCCCGAGTGCTGCCGCGCCTCGGTTTCTTCTTCGATCAAAAGACCTCCGTCTGTGCTGTTG TTATGAATACCAAGGTGCGAGGATATGCATTGGGTAAACGGGAGCTGCGTGCTGGTTCGAAG GCAGGGTCCTCGTCATGGCGAGTGCACATCCACCGAGTCAACGGTATTCCTCAAGACGTCCTGATAGAAGACGACCCCCGCGTCAAGGAGTTCTTTGAGCAGCCAGAAGAGGCCCTTTATGCGACCATCATCTCGTCGGCAAAGATTATAAGCGttag AGCACCATCACTGTGCACTCTCAACATCGAGATTTCGAAAAGATGCATTGTTGAAAATGAAATCCTAACAATGTAG
- the LOC119593678 gene encoding uncharacterized protein LOC119593678, translated as MKISSTAFVNFSYDCSATVLRLDFSFSLLRGRVVQLVVKGSLKRSASGKRKMGRLSAILLVLFLTSTQLANALLCYECFGFDESKPFHVITNNPSCVTGAFDASQVNLVQSSVNATHPYCAAFSAMANGVVLTARSSFEGLREVKEVSTGYLNGYICNDADNCNGRDTSAARSRSIMLALLVLPAAVVRMLS; from the exons ATGAAAATCTCCTCTACAGCCTTTGTCAATTTTTCCTATGACTGCTCTGCCACAGTATTAAGACTAGATTTCAGTTTCTCCTTGCTGCGTGGAAGGGTTGTGCAA TTAGTCGTCAAGGGATCTTTAAAGAGATCAGCCTccggaaagagaaagatgggacGCCTCTCCGCGATCTTGCTTGTCCTGTTTCTGACCAGCACACAGCTCG CCAACGCCCTGCTGTGCTACGAGTGTTTCGGCTTCGACGAGTCAAAGCCTTTCCACGTGATCACCAACAACCCCAGCTGCGTGACGGGGGCCTTCGACGCCTCGCAGGTCAACCTCGTGCAGAGTTCCGTGAATGCCACCCACCCCTACTGCGCCGCCTTCAGCGCCATGGCGA ACGGCGTGGTGCTGACGGCCCGAAGCAGCTTCGAGGGTCTACGCGAAGTTAAGGAAGTCTCCACGGGATATTTAAACGGATATATTTGCAACGATGCCGACAACTGCAACGGCAGAGACACCAGCGCTGCGAGAAGCCGGTCAATCATGCTGGCGCTCTTGGTGCTCCCCGCCGCCGTCGTGAGGATGTTGTCTTAG